AATTCTCTTCACAATTTACTATTACTTGATGAAGGCTATTTTTTCTGAACGCTCTGTCAAATCACGGCTCTGATGTCGGTTTGATAGGCATCTAGGACATTTCATACTTCTATTTCATTCGTGCCATAATATCTGCAATTCCGAAAAATGCTATTCAAAATAGTAGCGATCGCTCTCTAAGTTCAGGATTGCAAAAGTTGGTAACGAAATGAAGATGATGCATATCGTTCGTAGTAAGCACGAAGAGTGCTAAAGTACTTACTACGCTCAAGCATTAAGCAATGAGCAATCTAGCCTTATCCGCTTGCTCTTGCACACTCTCCTTAAGCCACTCACTAATAGATTTACCCAATTTGACAGCTATTGTTGGATCTAGAGTCAAAGTCTGTTGGATTTTTTGCTGCAACTCTGGTTTCTTTTGATATGCTAGTTCGTCAATTTTCTGATCTGGAACCAATTTGCGTATCCAGCCAGGTATATCTGTATCCTTAACTAAGGACTCCCCTAGAAAATAAGCTAATATCCCAACAATCGGTGCAATGATTCCAGCAAAAAGTAGGATATGGAATAATCCTGCTAGGACAACACCTACGATTAAAGCAACAACGTGTCCAACAAATATAGAAAGTCCGGTTAAATCATCAAAAGATATGGATGTAGGAACTTTTTGAGTGTGGTCACCCAAGTCAATTGTTTTGTTACCAAAGGTGTCTAGTGGTAAACCATACTTCCTACAAATTGAATCTGTTTTTTCCCTAACCTCGTTCTGAACTTGTGACAACCACTCAACTAAACAAGTTGTCATTTTGTCATTAGCATCGTTTCCTGTTAGCCAAACTTTAGCTTTCTGCTCTATTTCAGATTCAAGAGATGAGAGCGTTATGATGTCTCTGTTCCGCCAAGATTGCACACTTGGTTTTATGACCTCATCTACCAAACCATTTGCCAGTTCCTCTGCTAATTTTTCCAAAAATGCCGGTATGTGATTTCCAACAATACCTGTCAGTTCTTGGTCAAGGAATTGACTGATTTCTTCTATAAATCCCGCTGTGCGGATGTAGACCCGTCCCCAACGTGACAATCCTCTAGCAATACTAAGTTCAGGCTCTCCGTCTCTCTTGCAAGGCAAATTGGGAAATATCTCTTGGCATATTTCTAGAACAAACCACATTTTAGAAGCACTACCTGTGAGGAGAATTGCACTGGGTTGAAAGCCTATGTGCTCTAACTTTTGTTTTACTGCCTGTAACTGATCACGGAAAGCATCATGCCAACTTTTGTTGTCAAGTTCTGGCAGAGGTTGGCTGAGGATTGCGTTCATAATTTTGCCATTAACCAAGGGCAAAAATTTAAATTTTCTTTGAATATCCTCAATACCTACATTAACTAAGTTCTCTTCGTAAGAATCTTGATAGGTAAAATACTCTTCTTTTGCTTTACGACATCGGAGTTCACAGCGATTTTTGTATATTGGGTTTTGCTCAAAAATTTTTTCAAGCTGCGAAATTTCTTCGAGTTGCAAAATTTCTTCATCTCTGAGAATTTCTCCAAGTCGTAAAATTTCTTCGCGTCCCTCCCTATATTGTCTTTGACATTCCAGCGTTTTTTTGAGAATTTCTTTTTCAATTAGAGATGCACCCAAGTCGTGCCCAAAATCTATCGGGGTGTCAGACATACCCTTGACAAGGGTGTAGTCTGTGGTGGACGAACCAATGTCGATAACCAGCACCGACTTTTGTAATTCTTCTATAGTGAATATGCCACTTTCTTTGGCATGCATTAAAGCAGCGCGTGACTCTTTGACTACGGTTGCATTTGGCAAGCAATCTTCAGAAAGAAGTTGTTTGTAACTCTCAATTTCTTCTTGCCACCATCCTGAGGGACAACCTATGAAAAAGTGGTTGTTATCTTCCAACTGAATTTGTTTAGTATCAATCAAATGCTTGTAAATAGCATTGACAAATTCTTTAATGTTTTTTTTGTATGCCGTTTCATTAAATCGCCTAGATTTAAAAGCAATTTCAAAGATGGTAGCATCAGGCATTTGACACGCCATTTCCCCTATGAAAATTCCTTTTTTAGGATGATGAGCAATGGCGGTAATTTGGCTTTTCCTATTATTAATCAGTAGACTTTGAGGAGTCGTTTCTGGATTATCTGCTCGCACCCAGGTCAGAGCCGTTTCTCCATGCCCTAAATCAAATCCTATGATTTTAATATTATGATAGTCGTGCATTAGTAATTCTGTCTGCTCCATAGAATTTATACTATTGACTCGTTTCCATGCTCTGCGTGAGAACGAGAGTAAAATGATGGATTTTGCCTATCCTACGATGCTGAAGACGATGCAGGCTCAACGACCGACCCTGGTAAGAGTACCTGATCATCTTTAACAAAAGCGTGCTTCAGGGTTATGTAATCTGTAATTTGTGGGTCGAGACTCGGCTCAAAGTAGAACATTGACCAAGCTTCCATTCCCAAGTCCTGTTCTTCTGTGGGTTGATAAACTCGTGTCTCAATTCCGTAGCGTCTCAAAATCGTTGCAGCTTGTTCAATGCGCCTACGCACGGCAATTGGGAGTTGAGTTTGTTCATCCAGTCCCTCTGCCATCAAGTCTTGTAGGTACTCTAACAAGTCCAAATGATTTTCCAAACCGGGATTGGGTGCTTTCTCTTGGGTGCCCCCGTAAGCAGCAACAGTTAGGTCAATTGATTGAAAAGCTTGATAGAGATGGTCAAGTAATTTATCAATATCGACAGCTATTTTCAACTCATTTTTAGCAGGTTCTAACTGTGGAACGATACCTGCGTTCTCAGACAACTGTGTTTGCTGAACTATTTTTCCAATCACTCCACCCGTAATTGCTCCTATTAACCCCCATGAATAACCCCCAGCCAAGGTTCCTGTTATACCGCCAGCAAGTAGGCTACTCATAACCTCGCGGTTGTTGTGTACTTGTTGTGATAACGCCTGTTTGTAATAATCCAGCGATGTCAATGCTTTTAAATTTTTTTCTACCTGAATAATTGTGTGAAATGGCGATAAAGTGTTAGAGGTTAACTCAGTCAAGCCTAGCTGGCTTTCGGATTGGGAGTTGGCACTGCTGTTAGATTTCTCTAGAGTATTTGGGGTTGAATCTTGCAGTTTGACTAATATCAAAATGCTAGTGTATTGATTGAGTGCCTTTAACATGACTATGGCAAGGCGTGCCTGTGGTGGGGTCAATCCTTTAATGTAATCACCACTGTAGTCTGCAAGCTTATTAATCTCTTCTTGAACTATCTTGAGAACTTGCTCAGTTGTTTCTGCACGTTCTAATTGAGATTTTAGCTTTTCTTTTATTTCTTTGTAATGAGATATAAGCGTTTTCATAATAAATTTCCGGGCATCCCATTTCTATGATACCCTTGCTATCTCACAGTCGATATTTATGTTGGTTGGGTTTGCACAACCCTTGAAGTAGTATTTTTAAGTATGTATTAACGTTGTGCGGATATGATATTGCTACCAAACCTCGGTTAAGTCCAAGACGAATCCCGATAGCGTATCTTCTCCTGATAGAGTAGTGGGATTGTCTAATACTTCCACATCTCGGCCTTGCCTGTATATCTCTACCTTTCGATTTTTGCGGTCAATCAACCACCCCAAACTAGCTCCATTTTCCATGTATTCCCTCATCTTTGCCCGTAACGTTTCTATGCTGTCAGAGGGTGAACGCAGTTCTACAACGAAATCTGGGCATATGGGAGCAAAACCTTCTTGCTCCTTAGGTGTGAGTGCTTCCCATCGCTCTAAGTTCACCCAAGACCCATCAGGTGAGCGGTCTGCACCATTAGGGAGGTGAAATCCGGTGGATGAGTCAAATACTACCCCTAACTTGGTTTGACGGTTCCATAGCCAAAGTTGCCCTTCAATGTCTATGTTTCGTTTTCCTGTATCGCTTCCGGTTGGAGGCATGACGATTAACTCTCCAGTCGCGGTTCTCTCTAGCCTTAAATCACGGTTAACGGTGGCAAGTTGCTGGAACTGCTCTTGACTCACTTTGAATATTCTGGGAATGGCGATGGTAGGGTTGACCATACGATAAAGCCTCGCTAATATCCTGGATTGCTAATAGGGATATCGTGACTACAGTTGAAACACACGCTCAAAAGGGTGGCGACGATAGCGACGATAAATATCAAAATTCTACCTACATACTTCCCTTATATTCTTCTAACAGTTGCGGAATGTAATCATACCCATCTACACCAATCACAGGAATGATTTTAGAACGATTTTGCTGCAATAAACTAATGAAAGCTTCTTCCCCTAGATGTCCGCGTAAACTTGTTAGCAAACTTGCTGGTTTACGCCATTCATTTGAAGAAATTTGGTTTAACAAATACATTCCCAAACACCCAGTGTAAATTACTTTTTCTTGGTCTTGTAGATGATAATAAGCTTCTGCCAAATTAGCCAAATTTAAACCTTGGAGATACAAATCCCCAGAAAATTGTGCTGCTTGGAAGCCGTCTTCCAAATATTTCATTGCTGTTTGAGGTTGTTCAATAACTAAATAGGCTATCCCTAAACTACTAAAACAGAGAGCTTTACTTTGAACATCACCCAACCTTTCTGATAGTGTTAAACCTTGTTGTAAGTAGTTAATTGCTGTTTCATAAATCTCTGGTTCTGTTTGTTCTAGCTGCTGTGCTTGCATGACTTCGCTGTAGCCCAAATTGACCAGAGCATTTGCTTCTCCCGTGCGATCGCCGGTTTGCCGACTAAGTATTAATGCGCGTTGGCTGTAGTCTATTGCTTCAGCATACATTTGTTGGGCAACGCAGCTACGGCTGAGGTGGTTGAGATTGGCAATTTCACAAGGGCGATCGCCTGCATTGCGTGCTATCTCTAGTGCTTGCTGATGAAACTGACCAGAGCGCCTATATTGCCCAAAGGCTCGCTGAGAATAGCCTAATAGTGTCAAAATTCGTGCTTTTTCCTGAGTTCCCTCTACTTGACGCAGTGGTTCATCCAGGTAATTCAGCGCATCTCGCAAGTAGGTGCCAGAAAAAGAGGCAAAAATTCCCCCGTACAAAGGAAAGTATGGACGCTGTGCAAAGGTTCGCAGAATCTGTAGCATCACTTGAGAACAACCAGCAGTATACACCGCCGCACTGCTACTAAAACCATCTGCCAGTTGACTCCAAATGACTGCAAACGTCAAAAAAGTCGAAATCGACAACTTTGACCCTGCCTTGACATTGTATGGTTGTTGGTCAAACCAGTTAACTAACCCCCGTTGCAAGTACTGCAAAATCACTGCCATTTCTACCCAGTCGCTGAGGGTG
The sequence above is a segment of the Mastigocladopsis repens PCC 10914 genome. Coding sequences within it:
- a CDS encoding tetratricopeptide repeat protein, producing MSDSLPLREKYLALIDEIVQNTLKGKISSQEHVYQMLLKGVTADTGEVFELALSDRLNSTQQQVDTEKDELKQAKATRSLRAIKTIQSQWQRAQQQNKATEAIVSAIKEITTAQTGGRLAAFLRITDPNRKNALNFQQIQQVSKSLQQFATADSDFQEISEGITRGVAAWQRLQDHLISWMYEQSRESLGFGGVPGEQGPWATWAKQVNSTFLQALFRTLALEQSAIDFAQQQRSITLSDWVEMAVILQYLQRGLVNWFDQQPYNVKAGSKLSISTFLTFAVIWSQLADGFSSSAAVYTAGCSQVMLQILRTFAQRPYFPLYGGIFASFSGTYLRDALNYLDEPLRQVEGTQEKARILTLLGYSQRAFGQYRRSGQFHQQALEIARNAGDRPCEIANLNHLSRSCVAQQMYAEAIDYSQRALILSRQTGDRTGEANALVNLGYSEVMQAQQLEQTEPEIYETAINYLQQGLTLSERLGDVQSKALCFSSLGIAYLVIEQPQTAMKYLEDGFQAAQFSGDLYLQGLNLANLAEAYYHLQDQEKVIYTGCLGMYLLNQISSNEWRKPASLLTSLRGHLGEEAFISLLQQNRSKIIPVIGVDGYDYIPQLLEEYKGSM
- a CDS encoding Uma2 family endonuclease; the protein is MVNPTIAIPRIFKVSQEQFQQLATVNRDLRLERTATGELIVMPPTGSDTGKRNIDIEGQLWLWNRQTKLGVVFDSSTGFHLPNGADRSPDGSWVNLERWEALTPKEQEGFAPICPDFVVELRSPSDSIETLRAKMREYMENGASLGWLIDRKNRKVEIYRQGRDVEVLDNPTTLSGEDTLSGFVLDLTEVW
- a CDS encoding Hsp70 family protein, with the translated sequence MEQTELLMHDYHNIKIIGFDLGHGETALTWVRADNPETTPQSLLINNRKSQITAIAHHPKKGIFIGEMACQMPDATIFEIAFKSRRFNETAYKKNIKEFVNAIYKHLIDTKQIQLEDNNHFFIGCPSGWWQEEIESYKQLLSEDCLPNATVVKESRAALMHAKESGIFTIEELQKSVLVIDIGSSTTDYTLVKGMSDTPIDFGHDLGASLIEKEILKKTLECQRQYREGREEILRLGEILRDEEILQLEEISQLEKIFEQNPIYKNRCELRCRKAKEEYFTYQDSYEENLVNVGIEDIQRKFKFLPLVNGKIMNAILSQPLPELDNKSWHDAFRDQLQAVKQKLEHIGFQPSAILLTGSASKMWFVLEICQEIFPNLPCKRDGEPELSIARGLSRWGRVYIRTAGFIEEISQFLDQELTGIVGNHIPAFLEKLAEELANGLVDEVIKPSVQSWRNRDIITLSSLESEIEQKAKVWLTGNDANDKMTTCLVEWLSQVQNEVREKTDSICRKYGLPLDTFGNKTIDLGDHTQKVPTSISFDDLTGLSIFVGHVVALIVGVVLAGLFHILLFAGIIAPIVGILAYFLGESLVKDTDIPGWIRKLVPDQKIDELAYQKKPELQQKIQQTLTLDPTIAVKLGKSISEWLKESVQEQADKARLLIA